One segment of Deinococcus misasensis DSM 22328 DNA contains the following:
- a CDS encoding 7-carboxy-7-deazaguanine synthase QueE, which translates to MKYPVYERFYTWQGEGVHLGRAAYFIRLYGCPQKCFWCDSAGTWHPEYRPPQVGLYSGQELAEFVQQESPEGAIVVITGGEPILFDLSELTNELHQLGRKVHLETSGIAPLRGNLDWITLSPKPFGMPPLKEVVKQTHEVKIIVHDLSDIDAGLKVLEGLPEEAVIWLHPEWSRAREKDMTVLNAITEAVKANPRLRAGYQMHKAYRADDLDPHSDKRQIPLGGDPQLGV; encoded by the coding sequence ATGAAATACCCGGTTTATGAGCGCTTCTACACCTGGCAGGGTGAAGGGGTGCACCTCGGGAGGGCGGCCTACTTCATCCGCTTGTACGGTTGCCCCCAGAAATGCTTCTGGTGTGACAGTGCAGGCACCTGGCATCCAGAGTACCGTCCCCCTCAGGTGGGCCTGTATTCTGGACAGGAACTTGCCGAATTTGTGCAGCAGGAGAGTCCAGAGGGGGCCATCGTGGTGATCACAGGCGGAGAACCCATCCTCTTTGACCTCTCTGAGTTGACCAACGAACTGCACCAACTGGGCCGCAAAGTGCATCTGGAAACCAGTGGAATTGCGCCCCTCAGGGGAAATCTGGACTGGATCACCCTGTCTCCGAAGCCTTTTGGGATGCCTCCCCTCAAAGAGGTGGTGAAGCAAACCCACGAGGTCAAAATCATCGTGCATGACCTTTCAGACATTGATGCAGGGTTGAAGGTGCTGGAAGGTTTGCCAGAGGAAGCTGTCATCTGGTTGCATCCCGAGTGGTCCAGAGCCAGAGAGAAAGACATGACGGTGCTGAACGCCATCACAGAGGCCGTCAAAGCCAACCCGAGGTTGCGGGCCGGGTACCAGATGCACAAAGCCTACCGCGCCGATGACCTCGACCCACACAGCGACAAACGCCAGATTCCCCTCGGGGGAGATCCCCAACTGGGGGTGTAA
- the queC gene encoding 7-cyano-7-deazaguanine synthase QueC, translated as MSKKAVVLLSGGLDSSTTAAIAQLEDGFDVTALSFRYGQRHTIELEQAQKIAQHFGLKHFVVDVNIAQWGGSALTDESIDVPTHGTEDGTIPPTYVPGRNTVFISIGLSLAEAIEAERVYLGINAVDYSGYPDCRPEYLSAFQTLADLATKAGLEGKGAKLHAPLVLMTKVDIVKKALELGVPIDQTWSCYQGGSEPCGVCDSCRIRDKALIEAGRPDLATKHAQRELGLL; from the coding sequence ATGAGCAAGAAAGCCGTTGTGCTCCTCTCAGGAGGACTGGATTCCAGCACCACCGCTGCCATCGCCCAACTCGAAGATGGTTTTGATGTCACTGCCCTGTCTTTCCGTTACGGACAACGCCACACCATCGAACTCGAACAGGCCCAGAAAATCGCCCAGCACTTTGGCCTCAAGCACTTCGTGGTGGATGTGAACATCGCACAATGGGGAGGCAGTGCCCTTACCGATGAAAGCATTGATGTGCCCACCCACGGCACCGAAGACGGGACCATCCCGCCCACCTATGTGCCCGGACGGAACACCGTGTTCATCTCGATTGGACTGTCTCTGGCAGAAGCCATCGAAGCCGAAAGGGTGTATCTGGGCATCAATGCCGTGGATTACTCGGGCTACCCGGATTGCCGCCCAGAGTACCTGTCGGCTTTCCAGACGCTTGCGGATCTGGCCACCAAAGCAGGATTGGAAGGCAAAGGAGCCAAATTGCATGCACCTCTGGTCCTGATGACCAAAGTGGACATCGTGAAGAAGGCCCTGGAACTCGGGGTGCCCATTGATCAAACTTGGTCCTGCTATCAGGGGGGCTCAGAGCCTTGCGGGGTGTGCGATTCCTGCCGGATTCGCGACAAAGCCCTCATCGAAGCAGGAAGACCTGACCTTGCCACCAAACACGCCCAGAGGGAACTCGGGCTGCTCTGA
- a CDS encoding VIT domain-containing protein has product MYKWLFLSAALLMVSQTPSVVNAQSVQVRPILIAPVAPKETPVELRNVVINTEITGPFARTEIELTFFNPNRRVLEGELEFPLLEGQSVTGFALDFNGKWRDAVAVEKPKAQQIFEDVTRQQVDPALLQVTRGNNYKVRVYPLPAMGIRKVKLVVSERVQQNTYKLPLLYTDVSRLRVNILTDNTEATLKAPTELEDLEFQPRGANGQKLQFERLDFSGTGTLEIALPETNSTETFVQNFDGQRYFMAVIPRQERMVKRAPPAVVDLWWDSSLSGLKRDHQKELQLLEQYFARFQNLQVRLTRFSNEASPREVFEVQNGNWSALRQALNNTVYDGGTDFDALSCAPDMDSGQGQPLADCAGASERLIFTDGLDNMTNAELKEADVPTHVISSGSSNDPVRLKHLTAGSGQTILLNRMSMEQALNALVAGRQSLENLTAQGAKDLVVSETADAFLVAGILNASTAQVSYTLDGQPETLKVSASATRSNQVAQLWASWKIEDLRGEERLNQGQIRRIGKAFNLVTPQTSLLVLDTVQDYVRYDINPPAELQAEFQSLKDQQAQAQKQDKADHTSMVLGLLQDYENWWKKDFPKDTPPKPEPAKKSDGTPLPSPTFRSETGNALALPSVSAPDAEMYINSISDTAGMAAERSSGESPASSGNQISIQLKKWTSDAPYIRRMQEAKASDLYRIYLDERPEYENSTAFYLDVADQLFDKKLPELALKVLSNLSELQLENRAILRIQAYRYLQAGYPELALPILEQVADLAPYEPQSFRDLGLAHAQAGNPQKAIENLYRVVDQRWDGRFSEVELIALNELNAIIHSSAQPLDTRFMDPRFIKDLPVDLRVVLTWDADNSDMDLWVTDPNDEKVYYGHRLSYQGGRISRDMTGGYGPEEFSLKVAKKGKYSIQTNYYGNRQQILAGAVTLQAKLITGFGTPKQQEQIITLRLKDRSETVFVGEFEVK; this is encoded by the coding sequence ATGTACAAATGGCTGTTTTTGAGTGCTGCATTGTTGATGGTTTCGCAAACCCCTTCGGTGGTGAACGCCCAGAGTGTCCAGGTCCGGCCCATTCTGATTGCTCCAGTGGCTCCCAAAGAGACCCCTGTTGAATTGCGAAACGTGGTGATCAACACCGAGATCACCGGGCCTTTCGCTCGCACCGAAATTGAACTGACTTTCTTCAATCCGAACCGGCGCGTGCTGGAAGGAGAACTGGAATTCCCCTTGCTGGAAGGCCAGAGCGTCACTGGCTTTGCTCTGGATTTCAATGGCAAGTGGCGGGATGCGGTGGCCGTCGAGAAACCCAAAGCCCAGCAGATTTTTGAAGATGTGACCCGCCAACAGGTGGACCCGGCCCTTTTGCAGGTCACCAGAGGCAACAATTACAAGGTGCGCGTGTATCCTTTGCCTGCCATGGGCATCCGCAAAGTGAAACTCGTTGTTTCAGAGAGGGTCCAGCAGAACACCTACAAATTGCCCCTGCTTTACACCGATGTGTCCAGATTGCGGGTCAACATTCTGACCGACAACACCGAGGCCACCCTCAAAGCACCCACAGAACTTGAAGATCTGGAATTCCAACCCAGAGGGGCAAACGGTCAGAAATTGCAATTTGAACGGCTGGATTTTTCTGGAACCGGCACCCTCGAAATTGCCCTGCCCGAGACCAACAGCACCGAAACGTTCGTGCAGAACTTTGATGGTCAGCGCTATTTCATGGCCGTGATTCCCCGTCAGGAACGCATGGTCAAGCGTGCACCTCCAGCAGTGGTGGACCTCTGGTGGGACAGTTCCCTGTCGGGTTTGAAGCGGGACCACCAGAAAGAGTTGCAGTTGCTGGAACAGTACTTTGCACGTTTTCAGAACCTTCAGGTGCGCCTGACCCGTTTCAGCAATGAAGCCAGTCCCAGAGAGGTCTTTGAGGTGCAAAATGGCAACTGGTCCGCTTTGCGTCAGGCCCTGAACAACACCGTTTACGATGGAGGCACCGACTTTGACGCCCTGAGTTGCGCCCCAGACATGGATTCTGGACAGGGACAACCGCTGGCAGATTGTGCAGGGGCATCTGAGCGACTGATCTTCACCGATGGGCTCGACAACATGACCAACGCTGAACTGAAAGAAGCGGACGTTCCCACCCATGTGATTTCCTCTGGAAGCAGCAATGATCCAGTGCGCCTGAAACACCTGACGGCTGGCTCTGGGCAGACCATTCTGCTGAACCGCATGTCCATGGAGCAGGCCCTGAATGCCCTTGTGGCAGGTCGCCAGAGCCTTGAGAACCTGACCGCGCAGGGAGCCAAAGATCTGGTGGTCTCTGAAACCGCCGATGCCTTTCTGGTGGCAGGCATCCTGAATGCCAGCACCGCTCAGGTGTCTTACACACTGGATGGACAGCCCGAGACCCTCAAGGTGTCCGCTTCTGCAACCCGCAGCAATCAGGTGGCACAACTCTGGGCAAGCTGGAAAATCGAAGATTTGCGTGGAGAGGAACGCTTGAATCAAGGCCAGATCCGCAGGATCGGCAAGGCGTTCAATCTGGTGACCCCTCAGACGTCTTTGCTGGTGCTGGACACTGTGCAGGATTATGTGCGTTACGACATCAATCCTCCTGCAGAGCTTCAAGCAGAATTCCAGAGCCTCAAAGACCAGCAGGCACAAGCACAGAAGCAGGACAAGGCAGACCACACCAGCATGGTGCTCGGGCTCCTTCAGGATTATGAAAACTGGTGGAAGAAAGACTTCCCGAAAGACACCCCTCCCAAACCTGAGCCTGCCAAGAAGTCCGATGGAACACCCCTCCCCTCTCCGACCTTCCGCAGTGAAACGGGGAACGCTCTGGCTTTGCCTTCTGTGTCCGCTCCAGACGCCGAAATGTACATCAACTCCATTTCTGACACCGCAGGGATGGCTGCGGAACGGTCCTCTGGTGAATCCCCTGCAAGCTCAGGAAACCAGATCAGCATCCAGCTGAAAAAATGGACCTCCGATGCCCCTTACATCCGGCGCATGCAGGAAGCGAAAGCCTCTGACCTGTACCGCATCTATCTGGATGAACGCCCCGAGTACGAGAACAGCACGGCTTTTTATCTGGATGTCGCCGATCAGCTTTTTGACAAGAAACTGCCAGAACTGGCCTTGAAAGTGCTGAGCAACCTGTCTGAATTGCAACTGGAAAACCGGGCCATCCTGCGGATTCAGGCTTACCGCTACCTGCAAGCAGGGTATCCGGAGTTGGCCCTGCCCATTCTGGAACAGGTGGCAGACCTCGCCCCTTATGAGCCCCAGAGTTTCCGCGATCTGGGACTGGCACATGCACAGGCCGGAAACCCCCAAAAAGCCATCGAAAACCTGTACCGCGTGGTGGACCAGCGGTGGGATGGTCGTTTCAGCGAAGTGGAATTGATTGCCCTGAACGAGTTGAACGCCATCATTCACAGTTCGGCTCAGCCTCTGGACACCCGCTTCATGGACCCGAGGTTCATCAAGGACCTGCCTGTGGACCTGAGGGTGGTCCTGACCTGGGACGCCGACAACTCCGACATGGACCTCTGGGTGACCGATCCCAACGACGAGAAGGTGTATTACGGTCACCGCCTGAGTTATCAGGGAGGCCGGATTTCCAGAGACATGACTGGAGGCTACGGCCCTGAGGAATTCAGCCTGAAAGTCGCCAAGAAAGGCAAATATTCCATTCAGACCAATTACTATGGCAACCGCCAGCAAATTCTGGCCGGGGCCGTCACCTTGCAGGCCAAACTGATCACGGGTTTTGGCACCCCCAAACAGCAGGAGCAGATCATCACCTTGCGCCTGAAAGACCGCTCTGAAACGGTCTTTGTGGGTGAATTTGAAGTGAAGTGA
- a CDS encoding ABC transporter ATP-binding protein produces MTQAKPYAIELRGITKRFPLVLANDNINLKVKWGSIHALVGENGAGKSTLMKILYGMQPPTSGEIWVNGQQVHFHDPKDAIAQGIGMVHQHFMLVEPLTVTENVILGMEPMQGTSINYASARKRVKELIDQFKFDLNPDAKIEDLPVGLQQKVEILKTLYRGAKILILDEPTAVLTPNETKELFAFLKNNYIAQGNSVIFISHKLHEVLELCDEISVIRDGKMIGSIDAFDATEIKIARMMVGRDVVLSVEKAPPQPKEVSLELQNVTVQGPNKKPIVNNVSFNVRAGEIVGIAGIEGNGQSQLVEAITGLLHINGGHIRYQGQEIQHANAAKVSLAGVSHIPEDRNERGLVVDMTTAENMILGQHGRSPFAGLLGLLDLDKIEQVSKERAEKFDVRPRSTSLLASQYSGGNAQKIIVAREMAKNPKILIASQPTRGVDIGAIEFIHKQIVAARDQGLAVLLISADLTEVMNLSDRILVMFEGEVVGEVDASVATQEQLGLMMAGVKAAPQA; encoded by the coding sequence ATGACCCAGGCCAAACCCTATGCCATTGAACTCAGAGGCATCACCAAACGTTTCCCTCTGGTGCTGGCCAACGACAACATCAACCTGAAAGTGAAGTGGGGCAGCATCCATGCACTGGTCGGTGAAAACGGTGCAGGGAAAAGCACCCTCATGAAAATCCTGTATGGGATGCAGCCCCCCACCAGTGGTGAAATCTGGGTGAATGGTCAGCAGGTGCACTTCCATGACCCCAAAGACGCCATTGCACAGGGCATCGGGATGGTGCACCAGCACTTCATGCTGGTGGAACCCCTGACCGTCACCGAAAACGTGATCCTCGGGATGGAACCCATGCAGGGCACCAGCATCAATTACGCCTCTGCACGCAAACGGGTGAAAGAGCTGATTGACCAGTTCAAGTTTGATCTGAATCCTGATGCCAAAATTGAGGACCTGCCTGTGGGCCTCCAGCAAAAAGTGGAGATTTTGAAAACCCTGTACCGTGGGGCCAAAATCCTGATTCTGGACGAACCCACCGCCGTGCTCACCCCCAACGAAACCAAAGAGCTGTTCGCTTTTCTGAAAAACAATTACATTGCGCAGGGAAACAGCGTGATTTTCATTTCCCACAAGCTCCACGAGGTGCTGGAACTCTGCGACGAAATCTCAGTGATCCGCGACGGCAAAATGATTGGTTCCATTGATGCTTTTGATGCCACCGAAATCAAAATTGCCCGCATGATGGTGGGCCGCGATGTGGTCCTGAGCGTGGAAAAAGCCCCACCTCAACCCAAAGAAGTGTCTCTGGAACTGCAAAACGTCACGGTGCAGGGACCCAACAAAAAACCCATTGTGAACAACGTGTCGTTCAATGTGCGGGCCGGAGAAATTGTGGGCATTGCCGGGATCGAAGGAAACGGCCAGAGCCAGCTTGTCGAGGCCATCACCGGACTGCTCCACATCAATGGGGGTCACATCCGTTATCAGGGTCAGGAAATCCAGCATGCCAATGCAGCCAAAGTTTCTCTGGCCGGGGTTTCCCACATCCCAGAGGACCGCAACGAGCGCGGTCTGGTCGTGGACATGACCACCGCAGAGAACATGATCCTCGGACAGCATGGGCGCTCTCCCTTTGCAGGTCTTCTGGGCCTCCTGGACCTCGACAAGATCGAGCAGGTGTCCAAAGAACGGGCAGAGAAGTTTGATGTGCGTCCGCGCAGCACCTCTTTGCTGGCCAGCCAGTACTCGGGGGGGAATGCCCAGAAGATCATTGTGGCCCGAGAAATGGCCAAGAACCCCAAAATCTTGATCGCCTCCCAGCCGACCCGCGGGGTGGACATCGGGGCCATCGAGTTCATTCACAAGCAGATTGTGGCGGCTCGGGATCAGGGTCTGGCCGTGCTTCTGATCAGTGCCGACCTGACCGAGGTGATGAACCTCTCAGACCGCATTCTGGTGATGTTTGAAGGTGAAGTGGTCGGTGAGGTGGACGCCAGCGTGGCCACCCAGGAACAACTTGGCCTGATGATGGCTGGTGTCAAAGCCGCTCCGCAAGCCTGA
- a CDS encoding alginate O-acetyltransferase AlgX-related protein: MKKRFVVQSKSVFALLLLSALSSAAHAQRFWDAVQVGQNGWLFSGAEQGLWMDEKPADIQAALDTIVMVDRLLKKQNTQLVLALLPAKSRVYADQLPVGFAVPETVKNRYPNALEALRKGGVKVVDLDAVFEKASPEVGPLFQKLDHHWNPNGAKVAGQAVAEAIKSEVQDLPEVKYTLRELPEATYQTSSLKRVLSADLQKNYPAETFRSFAADRITESSLLGDDQPQITLVGSSFSDHTSGWPFDDALKFHLSRDVLDAAKQGQGPYTPVLNYFREASTREAPPRVLIWEFWEAFLINKGQARNNALLRLDLASNILGKCGNGTGLTATLSTDQGHFVLPVDGTRLNQYLHAQLNTSGSNGVRLEIRSAQGGQRSVAIPANPSQKTVMLDVPVYPMAGQQVSEIRIYPGAGTQATVQDTQLCTLPEEVMQTLKPVDLKSWDAIKNDSHPEIAVSGLDDLEKSGNRWGLGSDTTLSFLLDQPAEATLNLSFLNKITDQGLTIELNGQVVKQVNPVLKDQLMQMSLSVSLGAGMNVLRLLPLDHNHGKTAFVPSEPRQLSLSFTRLGLAPVTPLDLKETNLIQTPTPTTMVISGWSTIEAGTRRWALGPESTLTFSLNQAADLTLDATMYTPISDQSIGIAVNGELLDTVQWTTAGQKNVRVKLPLRQGKNVVTFQYSRWNGNPTSFAAADSRPMAVLFSAVVLRDGGNQ; encoded by the coding sequence ATGAAAAAACGTTTTGTTGTTCAGAGCAAATCGGTTTTTGCTTTGCTGCTGTTGTCTGCCCTGAGCAGTGCAGCCCATGCCCAGCGCTTCTGGGATGCCGTCCAGGTTGGTCAAAATGGCTGGCTTTTCTCGGGTGCCGAACAGGGCCTCTGGATGGATGAAAAACCAGCAGACATTCAAGCGGCTCTGGACACCATCGTCATGGTGGACCGCCTGCTCAAGAAACAAAACACCCAATTGGTGCTGGCCTTGCTGCCTGCCAAATCCCGCGTTTATGCAGATCAGCTTCCAGTGGGGTTTGCTGTACCAGAGACCGTCAAAAACCGTTATCCGAATGCTCTGGAGGCTTTGCGCAAGGGGGGCGTCAAAGTGGTGGATCTGGATGCTGTTTTTGAAAAAGCATCCCCCGAGGTCGGACCCCTGTTTCAAAAACTGGACCACCACTGGAACCCCAACGGTGCAAAAGTGGCAGGTCAGGCGGTTGCAGAAGCCATCAAAAGCGAAGTTCAAGACCTCCCAGAGGTGAAGTACACTTTGCGAGAGCTGCCAGAGGCCACTTATCAGACCAGCAGTTTGAAAAGGGTGCTCAGCGCAGACCTGCAAAAAAATTACCCTGCAGAAACCTTCCGCTCTTTCGCTGCAGACCGGATCACCGAAAGCAGCTTGCTTGGAGATGACCAGCCTCAAATCACCCTGGTGGGATCCAGTTTTTCGGACCACACGTCCGGTTGGCCATTTGACGATGCCCTGAAGTTTCACCTCTCCAGAGATGTGCTGGATGCAGCCAAACAGGGGCAAGGCCCTTACACACCCGTCCTGAATTATTTCAGGGAAGCCAGCACCCGGGAAGCTCCACCCAGAGTGCTGATCTGGGAATTCTGGGAAGCCTTTCTGATCAACAAAGGGCAAGCCCGCAACAACGCCTTGCTGCGCTTGGATCTGGCCAGCAACATCCTCGGGAAATGTGGAAATGGAACAGGTTTGACCGCTACCCTCTCCACAGACCAGGGCCACTTTGTGTTGCCTGTGGATGGAACCCGCCTGAACCAGTATTTGCATGCCCAGCTGAACACCTCGGGCAGCAATGGGGTCAGGCTTGAAATCCGTTCAGCACAGGGGGGCCAGCGCAGTGTTGCCATTCCCGCCAACCCCTCTCAAAAAACCGTGATGCTGGATGTTCCGGTCTATCCAATGGCTGGACAGCAGGTCTCTGAAATCCGCATTTATCCCGGTGCGGGAACACAAGCCACCGTGCAGGACACCCAACTGTGCACCTTGCCAGAGGAAGTGATGCAAACCCTGAAGCCCGTGGACCTCAAAAGTTGGGATGCCATCAAAAACGACAGCCATCCCGAGATTGCTGTATCGGGTTTGGACGATCTGGAAAAATCAGGCAACCGATGGGGTCTGGGAAGTGACACCACTTTGTCCTTCTTGCTGGATCAGCCTGCCGAAGCCACGTTGAACCTGTCTTTCCTGAACAAGATTACAGACCAGGGCCTCACCATTGAACTGAACGGTCAGGTGGTCAAGCAAGTGAACCCTGTTCTGAAAGACCAATTGATGCAAATGAGCCTGTCGGTGTCTCTGGGAGCAGGCATGAACGTGCTGCGTCTGTTGCCTCTGGACCACAACCACGGCAAAACGGCTTTTGTGCCTTCCGAGCCCCGGCAACTGAGCCTGAGCTTCACAAGGTTGGGACTGGCTCCTGTCACCCCTCTGGACCTCAAAGAAACCAACCTGATTCAGACCCCCACCCCCACCACCATGGTGATCAGTGGATGGTCCACCATCGAAGCAGGCACCCGCAGATGGGCGCTTGGGCCGGAATCCACCCTGACGTTTTCCCTCAATCAGGCTGCAGACCTCACTCTGGATGCCACCATGTACACGCCGATTTCAGACCAGAGCATTGGAATCGCTGTGAATGGAGAATTGCTGGACACCGTTCAGTGGACCACGGCAGGTCAGAAAAATGTGCGTGTGAAATTGCCCCTCAGGCAGGGCAAGAATGTGGTGACGTTTCAGTATTCCCGCTGGAATGGAAATCCCACATCGTTTGCAGCTGCAGACAGCCGTCCCATGGCTGTGCTGTTCAGTGCTGTGGTGCTGCGTGATGGTGGCAACCAGTAA
- a CDS encoding HD-GYP domain-containing protein, whose translation MKITLIDEPLLKSVLTLATLIEARDAYTGGHTWRVSQYAVKLAQHINLSQDEVFLVALGGMVHDLGKIAIPDAILNKPEKLSEEEYTKMKQHPVVGVSSMADHPLFALVRPMIEEHHERHDGKGYPYGKTGDQTHLHARIIALADAFDAMTSSRPYRKGMPAQKALSILLEGAGTQFDPELATHFVGLGQKGALDHILGHSAEGRLLVTCPACGPTLALPRKHEDGDVLCCPNCTGKYRLHRKGDHYEAEFTGVLDPGMTARPDIEQVQDFLKEAPSAVWVPG comes from the coding sequence ATGAAAATCACCCTGATTGACGAGCCCCTGCTGAAGTCGGTCCTCACCCTCGCCACCCTCATCGAAGCCAGAGATGCTTACACAGGAGGGCACACCTGGCGGGTCAGTCAGTATGCCGTGAAACTGGCCCAGCACATCAACCTGTCACAGGACGAGGTGTTTCTGGTGGCTCTGGGTGGGATGGTGCATGACCTTGGAAAGATTGCCATTCCAGATGCCATCCTCAACAAACCAGAGAAGCTTTCCGAAGAAGAGTACACCAAGATGAAGCAGCATCCCGTGGTGGGGGTCAGTTCCATGGCCGACCATCCGTTGTTTGCTCTGGTGCGTCCCATGATCGAGGAGCACCATGAACGGCATGATGGCAAAGGCTACCCCTACGGCAAGACCGGAGACCAGACCCACCTGCATGCCAGAATCATTGCTCTGGCAGATGCTTTTGATGCCATGACCAGTTCCAGACCTTACCGCAAAGGCATGCCTGCACAGAAAGCCCTGTCCATCCTTTTGGAAGGTGCAGGCACCCAGTTTGATCCAGAGCTGGCAACACATTTCGTGGGTTTGGGTCAAAAGGGGGCACTGGACCACATCCTCGGGCACAGTGCAGAAGGGCGTCTGCTGGTCACCTGTCCGGCCTGTGGCCCCACTCTGGCCCTGCCCAGAAAACATGAGGATGGGGATGTGCTGTGTTGTCCGAACTGCACTGGAAAATACCGCCTCCACCGTAAAGGAGACCACTACGAAGCCGAATTCACCGGGGTTCTGGATCCGGGCATGACCGCCAGGCCCGACATTGAGCAGGTGCAGGACTTCCTCAAAGAAGCCCCTTCAGCGGTGTGGGTTCCGGGCTGA
- a CDS encoding BMP family lipoprotein: protein MKKTALIAVLGLSAMLSAASAQQVRVGIAFDAGGKFDKSFNESAWNGAKRAEKDFKILLKDFEPSDPSQVVSGIRSFAQNGFDLTLAIGFANNASVTTVAKENADLAFGLIDDVSEAKNVQSVTFKEHEGSYLVGYIAGLTSSTGVVGFIGGMDIPLIHKFEAGFTAGVKAANPKAKVIAQYVGTTPQAWNDPAKAKEIAGTMKARGTDIVYAAAGASGNGLIDYVKTTQCLKKAQLPKGVTFKSDMFKNVPKSEGYKAKCAGDSRPMFFIGVDSDQTRFGDTDSNSKTLNHGLTSMLKRVDNAVYSIIKSVVDNKFKGGALSLGLKEGGVGYAVSDYNRALLPASVLAKVEAARKSIVSGKVKVPEK from the coding sequence ATGAAGAAAACTGCGTTAATCGCTGTGCTGGGCCTGAGTGCCATGCTGAGCGCAGCCAGTGCTCAACAGGTCAGAGTGGGGATCGCCTTCGATGCGGGCGGAAAGTTTGACAAGTCCTTTAACGAATCTGCCTGGAACGGTGCCAAACGCGCCGAGAAAGATTTCAAAATCCTCCTCAAGGATTTCGAACCCTCCGATCCCAGCCAGGTGGTCAGCGGCATCCGCTCCTTTGCCCAAAACGGCTTTGACCTGACCCTCGCCATCGGCTTTGCCAACAACGCTTCTGTGACCACCGTCGCCAAAGAGAACGCCGACCTTGCTTTCGGCCTGATCGACGATGTCTCCGAAGCCAAAAACGTCCAGAGCGTCACCTTCAAAGAGCACGAAGGCTCTTACCTGGTGGGCTACATCGCTGGTCTGACCTCCTCCACCGGAGTGGTCGGCTTCATCGGTGGCATGGACATCCCCCTGATCCACAAATTCGAAGCTGGCTTCACCGCCGGTGTGAAAGCCGCCAACCCCAAAGCCAAAGTGATCGCCCAGTACGTGGGAACCACCCCACAGGCCTGGAACGACCCCGCCAAGGCCAAGGAAATCGCTGGCACCATGAAAGCCCGCGGCACCGACATCGTCTACGCTGCTGCAGGTGCTTCTGGCAACGGTCTGATCGACTACGTCAAGACCACCCAGTGCCTCAAGAAAGCCCAGCTGCCCAAAGGCGTCACCTTCAAGAGCGACATGTTCAAAAACGTGCCCAAATCTGAAGGCTACAAAGCCAAGTGTGCTGGCGACAGCCGCCCCATGTTCTTCATTGGTGTGGACTCCGACCAGACCCGCTTCGGTGACACCGACAGCAACTCCAAAACCCTCAACCACGGTCTGACCAGCATGCTCAAGCGTGTGGACAACGCCGTGTACTCCATCATCAAGAGCGTCGTGGACAACAAGTTCAAAGGCGGTGCCCTGTCCCTCGGCCTGAAAGAAGGCGGCGTGGGCTACGCTGTCAGCGACTACAACCGTGCACTGCTGCCCGCCAGCGTGCTCGCCAAAGTGGAAGCTGCCAGAAAGAGCATCGTCTCCGGCAAAGTCAAGGTTCCCGAGAAATAA